A region of Mesorhizobium sp. M3A.F.Ca.ET.080.04.2.1 DNA encodes the following proteins:
- the dnaA gene encoding chromosomal replication initiator protein DnaA, protein MAASSDAEQKFERVKAQLKARLGAEVYSSWFARMKVAEASRGIVRISVPTAFLRSWINGHYLDLIAELWKHEDADILKIEIVVRTATRQSRNTVEPEVAPARKMTKQTQTALAAGTANPGRMERAPAPRQGVPAETEFRHNVLGSPLDPRYTFGSFIEGPSNRVAFAAAKAVAESQSSAVRFNPLFLHATVGLGKTHLLQAIAAESLRHNPKSRVVYLTAEYFMWRFATAIRDNNALTLKEQLRDIDLLIIDDMQFLQGKSIQHEFCHLINMLLDSAKQVVVAADRPPSELESLEPRVRSRLNGGVALEMSAPDFAMRLGMLKLRLATAKNDDASLEISDEILNHVARTVTGSGRELEGAFNQLLFRQSFEPQISIDRIDEILGHIYRSGEPKRVRIEDIQRIVARHYNVSKTELLSNRRTRTIVKPRQVAMYLSKVMTPRSLPEIGRRFGGRDHTTVLHAVRKIEDLSGADNTLAQELELLRRLINDQA, encoded by the coding sequence ATGGCGGCATCCAGCGACGCTGAGCAAAAGTTCGAGCGGGTCAAGGCTCAACTGAAGGCGCGTCTGGGGGCTGAAGTCTATTCGAGCTGGTTCGCACGTATGAAGGTTGCCGAGGCATCCCGCGGCATTGTGCGCATCTCCGTGCCCACAGCCTTCCTGCGGTCGTGGATCAACGGCCATTATCTCGACCTCATTGCCGAACTGTGGAAGCACGAGGATGCGGATATCCTCAAAATCGAGATCGTCGTGCGGACGGCGACGCGGCAGAGCCGCAACACCGTCGAGCCCGAGGTCGCGCCCGCGCGCAAGATGACCAAGCAGACGCAGACAGCGCTCGCGGCAGGCACAGCAAACCCCGGTCGGATGGAACGGGCGCCGGCTCCGCGCCAGGGCGTGCCCGCGGAAACCGAGTTTCGCCACAATGTTCTGGGGTCCCCGCTCGACCCGCGCTACACGTTCGGCTCCTTCATCGAAGGCCCTTCGAACCGCGTGGCCTTCGCCGCGGCCAAGGCGGTGGCGGAATCGCAATCAAGCGCGGTGCGTTTCAACCCGCTTTTCCTGCATGCGACCGTCGGGCTCGGCAAGACGCACCTCTTGCAGGCGATCGCGGCGGAATCGCTGCGCCACAACCCGAAGTCTCGCGTCGTCTACCTGACGGCGGAATATTTCATGTGGCGCTTCGCCACCGCGATCCGCGACAACAATGCGCTGACGCTGAAAGAGCAGCTGCGCGACATCGATCTTCTGATCATCGACGACATGCAATTCCTGCAGGGCAAGTCGATCCAGCACGAGTTCTGCCATTTGATCAACATGCTGCTCGACAGCGCCAAGCAGGTCGTGGTCGCGGCAGACCGGCCGCCATCGGAACTGGAATCGCTGGAGCCACGGGTCCGCTCGCGCCTCAATGGCGGCGTGGCGCTCGAAATGTCGGCGCCGGATTTCGCCATGCGCCTGGGCATGCTCAAGCTGCGGCTTGCAACGGCAAAGAACGACGACGCCTCGCTCGAGATTTCGGACGAGATCCTCAATCATGTCGCTCGCACGGTGACGGGCAGCGGACGGGAACTCGAAGGCGCCTTCAACCAGCTCTTGTTCCGCCAGTCCTTCGAGCCGCAGATCAGCATCGACCGTATCGACGAGATCCTCGGCCATATCTACAGGTCGGGCGAGCCGAAGCGGGTGCGCATCGAGGACATCCAGCGCATCGTGGCGCGCCACTACAACGTCTCGAAGACGGAACTTCTGTCCAACCGGCGCACGCGCACCATCGTCAAACCGAGGCAGGTCGCGATGTATCTGTCGAAGGTGATGACGCCGCGTTCACTGCCCGAGATCGGACGGCGTTTCGGCGGCCGCGATCACACGACGGTCCTGCACGCGGTGCGCAAGATCGAGGATCTGTCCGGCGCCGACAATACGCTGGCGCAGGAGCTGGAACTGCTGCGCCGGCTGATCAACGACCAAGCCTGA
- the dnaN gene encoding DNA polymerase III subunit beta — MRVILERSNLLKSLNHVHRVVERRNTIPILSNVLLSADGASLEMKATDLDLEVTEATPAKVERGGATTVPAHLLYDIVRKLSDGAEVMLKTDEDGNAMTVTSGRSSFRLQCLPQSDFPELSAGSFSHIFRLDSVALKGLIEKTQFAISTEETRYYLNGIFLHTHEAGGKLKLRSVATDGHRLARAEIDAPAGSEGMPGIIIPRKTVSELQKLVDDPDVAVTTELSDTKIRFTIGSVVLTSKLIDGTFPDYQRVIPTGNDKKLIIDRQSFAAAVDRVSTISSERGRAVKLSINDGQLTLAVNNPDSGSATEELAADYSSDPIEIGFNAKYLLDVAAQLTGSEAKFMLADAGSPTLIHDMADETALYVLMPMRV; from the coding sequence ATGCGTGTTATCCTGGAACGGTCAAATCTCCTGAAGTCCCTCAACCACGTTCATCGCGTGGTCGAGCGGCGCAACACCATTCCGATCCTGTCGAATGTGCTGCTCAGCGCCGACGGCGCCAGCCTCGAGATGAAAGCCACGGACCTCGACCTGGAGGTGACGGAAGCCACCCCGGCCAAGGTCGAGCGCGGCGGCGCGACCACGGTTCCGGCGCATCTGCTCTACGACATCGTGCGCAAGCTCTCGGACGGCGCCGAGGTGATGCTGAAGACCGACGAGGACGGCAATGCGATGACCGTGACCTCGGGCCGGTCCAGCTTCCGCCTGCAGTGCCTGCCGCAGTCCGATTTCCCGGAGCTCTCGGCCGGCTCCTTCTCGCACATCTTCCGCCTCGATTCGGTGGCGCTGAAGGGACTGATCGAAAAGACCCAGTTCGCCATCTCGACCGAGGAGACGCGTTATTACCTCAACGGCATCTTCCTGCACACGCATGAAGCCGGCGGCAAGCTGAAGCTGCGCTCGGTGGCCACCGACGGGCATCGCCTGGCGCGCGCGGAGATCGACGCGCCGGCGGGATCCGAGGGGATGCCCGGCATCATCATTCCGCGCAAGACGGTGAGCGAGCTGCAGAAGCTGGTCGACGATCCGGATGTCGCAGTCACGACGGAACTGTCGGACACCAAGATTCGCTTCACCATCGGCAGCGTCGTCCTGACCTCGAAACTGATCGACGGCACTTTCCCGGACTATCAGCGTGTCATCCCGACCGGCAACGACAAGAAGCTGATCATCGACCGGCAGAGCTTTGCCGCCGCCGTCGACCGCGTCTCGACCATCTCTTCCGAGCGCGGCCGGGCCGTGAAACTGTCGATCAATGACGGCCAGCTCACGCTCGCGGTGAACAATCCGGATTCGGGCAGCGCCACCGAGGAACTGGCGGCCGACTATTCATCGGATCCGATCGAGATCGGCTTCAACGCCAAATACCTGCTCGATGTCGCCGCCCAGCTCACCGGGTCGGAAGCGAAATTCATGCTGGCAGATGCCGGCTCGCCGACGCTCATCCATGACATGGCCGACGAGACCGCGCTGTACGTGCTGATGCCGATGCGGGTGTAG
- the recF gene encoding DNA replication/repair protein RecF, whose translation MEEAKQLRQQSYISKLTLTNFRNYAALSLDLAAGPVVLSGDNGAGKTNLLEAISLLTPGRGLRRAPYADVAREGGDGSFALHARIEGPQGQVEIGTGIAGSDAAGESGRRVRINSAAAKSAEDMLEWLRVVWLTPAMDGLFPGPAADRRRFLDRLVLAIDPGHGQRALDYEKAMRSRNRLLTDGSRDSAWFDAIETQMAETGVAIAAARAELVRLLAAMIDRLPGSGPFPQADISLAGELESEIAIAPAVDVEERFRIALASGRERDRAAGRTLDGPHRSDLVVRHRPKSMLAELCSTGEQKALLVGIVLSHARLTGEMSGLTPILLLDEIAAHLDSGRRAALFSILEDLNCQAFMTGTDAALFSSLAGRAQFLTVDHGSVGPTG comes from the coding sequence ATCGAGGAAGCCAAACAGCTTCGGCAGCAGAGCTACATAAGTAAGCTAACACTTACCAATTTCCGCAACTACGCGGCGCTTTCGCTCGACCTCGCGGCCGGCCCGGTGGTGCTGTCGGGCGACAATGGCGCCGGCAAGACCAATCTGCTGGAAGCCATCTCGCTGCTGACGCCCGGACGCGGGCTGCGCCGCGCGCCCTATGCGGACGTCGCGCGCGAGGGCGGTGACGGCAGCTTTGCCTTGCACGCCCGGATCGAGGGGCCGCAGGGCCAGGTCGAAATCGGCACCGGCATTGCCGGCAGCGATGCCGCCGGTGAAAGCGGCAGGCGGGTTCGCATCAACAGCGCCGCGGCGAAGTCGGCAGAGGACATGCTGGAGTGGCTGCGCGTCGTCTGGCTGACACCGGCGATGGATGGGCTGTTCCCAGGGCCTGCCGCCGACCGCCGACGCTTTCTCGATCGGCTGGTGCTGGCCATCGATCCCGGCCACGGCCAGCGGGCGCTGGACTATGAGAAGGCGATGCGAAGCCGTAATCGGCTGCTTACAGACGGTTCCCGCGACAGCGCCTGGTTCGACGCCATCGAGACGCAGATGGCGGAGACCGGCGTGGCGATCGCGGCGGCGCGCGCCGAACTGGTCCGGCTGCTTGCCGCCATGATCGACAGGCTGCCCGGCAGCGGCCCGTTTCCGCAGGCAGACATAAGCCTCGCCGGCGAGTTGGAGAGCGAAATCGCCATCGCGCCGGCTGTGGATGTCGAGGAGCGGTTCCGAATTGCACTTGCCAGCGGACGCGAGCGGGATCGCGCCGCCGGCCGTACGCTCGACGGCCCGCATCGTTCGGACCTCGTGGTCCGCCACCGACCGAAATCGATGCTGGCGGAGCTCTGCTCGACGGGCGAGCAGAAGGCGCTGCTGGTCGGCATCGTGCTGTCGCATGCAAGGCTGACCGGCGAGATGTCGGGCCTGACGCCGATCCTGCTGCTCGACGAGATCGCCGCCCATCTCGACAGTGGGCGGCGCGCCGCCTTGTTCTCCATCCTCGAGGACCTGAACTGCCAGGCCTTCATGACCGGTACCGATGCGGCGCTGTTTTCCAGCCTCGCCGGACGCGCGCAGTTCCTGACCGTCGATCACGGCAGCGTCGGGCCGACCGGCTGA
- a CDS encoding GNAT family N-acetyltransferase translates to MDQPAAAVVTELPPDFDRWDELLALILRAFAYMEGIIDPPSSAHLLTPENLKHKAQQETGFLAIENGRIVGCVFALERAEDFYVGKLAVEPEHQGQGLGARLMQAVEDLAHRRGKHGIELQTRIELTANQASFARMGFRETGRTAHAGYHRPTSITMRKVVS, encoded by the coding sequence ATGGACCAGCCGGCCGCAGCCGTCGTCACCGAGCTTCCGCCCGACTTCGACCGATGGGACGAGCTTCTGGCGCTGATCCTACGCGCCTTCGCCTATATGGAGGGCATCATCGACCCACCTTCCTCGGCGCATCTGCTGACGCCCGAAAACCTCAAGCACAAGGCACAACAGGAAACGGGATTCCTGGCGATCGAAAACGGCCGGATCGTCGGCTGCGTCTTCGCGCTGGAGCGGGCGGAGGACTTTTACGTCGGCAAACTTGCGGTCGAGCCGGAGCATCAGGGGCAAGGTCTGGGAGCCCGCCTGATGCAGGCCGTGGAGGATCTTGCCCATCGGCGCGGCAAGCACGGCATCGAGTTGCAGACCCGCATCGAACTGACTGCAAACCAGGCGAGCTTCGCACGGATGGGCTTTCGCGAGACCGGCCGGACAGCACATGCGGGCTATCACCGGCCCACCTCGATCACCATGCGCAAGGTGGTGTCTTGA
- a CDS encoding aconitase X catalytic domain-containing protein yields the protein MLNPEEQAIAAGHDGGAMAMRIVAETARLLGAPKLIPIASAHIDGALYHGDSGTLFAERLVEGGAKVAVRSTLNVGALDLMGCSRIRLEEPQRDMARRMMEAYRKLGCEQSWTCAPYQAGHRPALGSDVAWGESNAVVFCNSVLGARTNRYGDFLDIACAIVGRAPDYGLHRTENRWAQLVFDVSAISPSFLASEIAWPVLGSLYGREVGDAIGVVTGVATHPGEDALKAFGAAAASSGAVGLFHIAGVTPEAPDAETILGGSQPETVIHVTSRMTASAQAGLSTAAKARAIDAVAIGSPHLSQAEFDMLERLIAGRRLAVPIYACTGRHVLALLERNGQRRSLEASGVIIVADTCVVVTPIMPDLAGGVLMTNSGKFAHYAPGNTGYAVLYASLADCVESAITGKPVFTEIAA from the coding sequence ATGCTTAACCCCGAAGAACAGGCCATCGCCGCCGGCCATGACGGCGGGGCGATGGCGATGCGCATCGTTGCCGAGACCGCCCGCCTGCTCGGTGCGCCGAAGCTGATTCCGATCGCTTCGGCGCATATCGACGGCGCGCTCTATCATGGCGATTCCGGCACGCTGTTCGCGGAACGACTGGTCGAGGGCGGCGCCAAGGTGGCGGTGCGTTCGACGCTCAACGTCGGGGCACTCGATCTGATGGGCTGCTCGCGCATCCGCCTGGAAGAACCGCAGCGCGACATGGCGCGGCGCATGATGGAGGCTTACCGCAAGCTCGGCTGCGAGCAGAGCTGGACCTGCGCCCCCTACCAGGCGGGGCACCGGCCGGCGCTGGGCAGCGACGTCGCCTGGGGCGAGTCCAACGCCGTGGTGTTCTGCAATTCGGTGCTTGGCGCGCGCACCAACCGCTATGGCGATTTCCTGGATATCGCCTGCGCCATCGTCGGCCGCGCGCCAGATTATGGGTTACACCGCACCGAGAACCGGTGGGCGCAGCTGGTGTTCGACGTGTCGGCCATCTCGCCTTCCTTCCTCGCATCCGAGATCGCCTGGCCGGTGCTGGGCAGCCTTTACGGCCGCGAGGTCGGCGACGCGATCGGCGTCGTCACCGGTGTGGCCACCCATCCCGGTGAGGATGCGCTGAAGGCGTTCGGTGCGGCCGCGGCGTCATCCGGCGCAGTCGGCCTTTTCCACATCGCCGGCGTAACGCCGGAGGCACCCGACGCTGAAACGATTCTTGGCGGCAGTCAGCCGGAGACGGTGATCCACGTCACGTCCCGGATGACAGCGAGCGCCCAGGCAGGCTTGTCGACGGCCGCGAAGGCGCGAGCCATCGACGCTGTAGCGATCGGCAGTCCGCATCTGTCGCAGGCGGAGTTCGACATGCTCGAGCGGCTCATCGCCGGAAGGCGGCTCGCCGTGCCGATCTACGCCTGCACCGGCCGACATGTCCTTGCCTTGCTGGAACGGAACGGCCAGCGCAGGTCGCTCGAAGCAAGCGGCGTGATCATCGTCGCCGACACCTGCGTGGTGGTGACGCCGATCATGCCCGACCTTGCCGGCGGCGTGTTGATGACCAATTCGGGCAAGTTCGCGCACTATGCGCCCGGCAACACCGGCTATGCGGTCCTCTACGCTTCTCTCGCCGACTGTGTCGAAAGCGCGATCACCGGCAAGCCGGTATTCACGGAAATCGCCGCATGA
- a CDS encoding DUF126 domain-containing protein has product MTTAAEILVAGKSGEGEALVLTAPISFWGGVDPKTGRIADVRHPQHGETISGRVLFLPGTIGSSSASAVLLELVHGGHAPAALVLHEPDAILLLGLIVAREMGLETPMAVRLQRSAFEAYRGSTVKVSDDGAVTLAA; this is encoded by the coding sequence ATGACGACGGCAGCCGAAATCCTGGTTGCGGGCAAGTCCGGCGAAGGCGAAGCGCTGGTGCTGACGGCGCCGATCAGTTTCTGGGGCGGCGTCGACCCGAAGACCGGCCGCATAGCCGATGTCCGCCATCCGCAACATGGCGAGACCATCTCCGGGCGTGTGCTCTTCCTGCCCGGGACTATCGGCTCGTCGTCGGCTTCGGCAGTCCTGCTGGAACTCGTCCATGGCGGTCATGCACCGGCGGCGCTGGTGCTCCACGAACCGGATGCCATCCTGCTTCTCGGCCTGATCGTCGCCCGCGAAATGGGTTTGGAAACACCAATGGCGGTACGGCTCCAGCGCAGCGCGTTCGAAGCCTATCGCGGAAGCACCGTCAAAGTCTCCGACGACGGCGCCGTTACCCTCGCCGCCTGA
- a CDS encoding D-glycerate dehydrogenase, which translates to MAGKKRPLVVITRKLPDPVETRMRELFDARLNVEDRPMTQPELVAAVKEADVLVPTITDHIDAALIAQAGENLKLIANFGNGVDKIDVDAAAKKGITVTNTPNVLTEDTADMTMALMLAVPRRLTEGANVLTGDKNWAGWSPTWMLGRRIWGKRLGIVGMGRIGTAVARRAKAFGLSIHYHNRHRVLPAVEDELEATYWESLDQMLARMDIISVNCPSTPATFHLLSARRLALMQPSAYIVNTARGDIIDEESLIKLIHDGKIAGAGLDVYEHEPALNSKLLKLAAKGKVVLLPHMGSATLEGRIDMGEKVIINIRAFFDGHRPPDRVLPLRT; encoded by the coding sequence ATGGCAGGCAAAAAACGGCCCCTCGTCGTCATCACGCGCAAGCTGCCCGACCCGGTCGAAACCCGCATGCGCGAGCTGTTCGATGCGCGCCTCAATGTCGAGGACCGGCCGATGACCCAGCCGGAGCTGGTGGCGGCCGTCAAGGAAGCCGATGTGCTCGTCCCGACCATCACCGACCATATCGACGCCGCGCTGATTGCCCAGGCCGGCGAGAACCTGAAGCTGATCGCCAATTTCGGCAACGGCGTCGACAAGATCGACGTGGACGCGGCGGCCAAGAAAGGGATCACCGTCACCAACACGCCGAACGTGCTGACCGAGGACACCGCCGACATGACCATGGCGCTGATGCTGGCTGTGCCGCGGCGGCTCACCGAGGGCGCCAATGTGCTTACCGGCGACAAGAATTGGGCCGGCTGGTCGCCGACCTGGATGCTCGGCCGGCGTATCTGGGGCAAGCGGCTCGGCATCGTCGGCATGGGCCGCATCGGCACGGCGGTTGCCAGGCGCGCCAAGGCGTTTGGCCTTTCCATCCATTATCACAATCGCCACCGCGTGCTGCCTGCCGTCGAGGACGAGTTGGAGGCGACCTATTGGGAGAGCCTCGACCAGATGCTGGCCCGCATGGACATCATCTCGGTCAACTGCCCGTCGACGCCGGCGACCTTCCACCTGCTGTCGGCGCGGCGCCTGGCGCTGATGCAGCCCTCGGCCTACATCGTCAACACCGCGCGCGGCGACATCATCGACGAAGAATCGCTGATAAAGCTGATCCATGACGGCAAGATCGCTGGCGCCGGGCTCGACGTCTACGAGCACGAGCCGGCGCTGAACAGCAAGCTTCTGAAGCTCGCCGCGAAGGGCAAGGTCGTGCTGCTGCCGCATATGGGCTCGGCAACGCTCGAAGGCCGCATCGATATGGGCGAGAAGGTGATCATCAACATCCGCGCTTTCTTCGATGGCCACCGCCCGCCGGACCGCGTGTTGCCGCTCAGGACCTGA
- a CDS encoding SH3 domain-containing protein: MSGFASLRLAFSAAALGGLLCVLQASAQSAAAPAQTVTLGPSGLPLPRFVSLKSGRVNSRVGPGANYSVDWMYMKAGLPMEVIQEFDTWRRVRDADGSEGWINQSLLSGRRTAIVAPWQRSKGGRINLLESADKDAGVTAILEPGVMGSIKKCDGQWCEMTFDGHTGWIAQSQVWGAYPGEKVKN; the protein is encoded by the coding sequence GTGTCTGGTTTCGCGTCGCTTCGCCTGGCTTTCAGCGCAGCCGCCCTCGGCGGCTTGCTTTGCGTTTTGCAGGCATCGGCGCAAAGCGCGGCCGCGCCCGCACAGACCGTGACGCTGGGCCCCAGTGGCCTGCCGCTGCCGCGCTTCGTCAGCCTCAAATCCGGCCGCGTCAACTCGCGCGTCGGCCCCGGCGCCAATTACTCGGTGGACTGGATGTACATGAAGGCCGGGCTGCCGATGGAAGTCATCCAGGAATTCGATACCTGGCGGCGCGTGCGCGATGCCGACGGCTCGGAAGGCTGGATCAACCAGTCGCTGCTCTCCGGCCGCCGCACAGCGATCGTCGCGCCCTGGCAGCGAAGCAAGGGCGGCCGAATCAATCTGCTCGAGAGTGCCGACAAGGACGCCGGCGTGACCGCCATTCTCGAGCCGGGGGTGATGGGCTCGATCAAGAAATGCGACGGCCAGTGGTGCGAAATGACCTTCGATGGCCATACCGGCTGGATCGCCCAGTCGCAGGTCTGGGGCGCCTATCCGGGCGAAAAGGTCAAGAACTGA
- a CDS encoding DUF4260 domain-containing protein, with product MRPLDLTVRFEWVVAAVVAIIFYKMTAVSWWLFALLILAPDLSMLGYLAGPRVGAVTYNALHILIAPLVLGLAGVLLAGPITTAVALIWIAHIAIDRALGYGLKLPTGFQDTHLGRIGR from the coding sequence ATGAGGCCCCTCGATCTGACGGTCCGGTTTGAATGGGTCGTCGCGGCCGTGGTGGCCATCATCTTCTACAAAATGACCGCTGTGTCATGGTGGCTGTTCGCCCTGCTCATCCTGGCACCGGATCTGTCGATGCTGGGCTATCTCGCCGGGCCGCGTGTCGGCGCCGTCACCTACAACGCCCTGCACATCCTGATTGCCCCGCTTGTCCTGGGGCTCGCCGGCGTCCTGCTCGCCGGTCCGATCACCACCGCCGTGGCGCTAATCTGGATCGCCCACATCGCCATCGACCGCGCCCTCGGCTACGGCCTGAAGCTTCCCACCGGTTTTCAGGATACGCATCTCGGCCGCATTGGCCGCTAA
- the irrA gene encoding iron response transcriptional regulator IrrA, protein MDLGCRKENVAVDKRVREAGLRPTRQRIALADLLFAKGDRHLSAEELHEEAIAAGVPVSLATVYNALHQFTQAGLLRILAVEGSKTYFDTNTSDHHHFYVEGENRIFDIASGPVCVSNLPEPPEGMEIANVDIVVRLRPKRRD, encoded by the coding sequence ATGGATTTGGGCTGCCGGAAGGAAAATGTCGCTGTGGACAAGCGGGTTCGCGAAGCCGGCCTGAGGCCGACACGCCAGCGCATCGCGTTGGCCGACCTGCTTTTCGCCAAGGGCGACCGCCATCTGTCGGCCGAAGAACTGCACGAGGAGGCGATCGCCGCCGGCGTGCCCGTCTCGCTGGCAACCGTCTACAATGCGCTGCATCAGTTCACCCAGGCCGGCCTGCTGCGCATCCTTGCTGTCGAAGGGTCGAAGACCTATTTCGACACCAACACCTCCGACCATCACCATTTCTATGTCGAGGGCGAGAACAGGATCTTCGATATCGCCAGTGGCCCGGTCTGCGTCTCCAACCTGCCGGAGCCTCCGGAAGGCATGGAAATCGCCAATGTCGATATCGTGGTGAGGCTGCGCCCCAAGCGCCGCGACTGA
- the fabA gene encoding 3-hydroxyacyl-[acyl-carrier-protein] dehydratase FabA, which produces MAAQKSSYDYEELLACARGELFGPGNAQLPYPPMLMFDRITEIRETGGAFDKGFIRAEFDIKPDLWFFACHFIGNPIMPGCLGLDAMWQLTGFYLGWLGEPGKGMALSTGEVKFKGMVTPSVKKVEYGIDFKRVMRGRLVLGIADGWLKADGEPIYAATDLKVGLSKQSAA; this is translated from the coding sequence ATGGCGGCTCAAAAGTCCAGCTATGACTATGAGGAACTGCTTGCCTGCGCCCGCGGCGAACTGTTCGGGCCGGGCAATGCGCAACTGCCCTACCCGCCGATGCTGATGTTCGACCGCATCACCGAGATTCGCGAGACCGGCGGCGCTTTCGACAAGGGCTTCATCCGCGCCGAATTCGACATCAAGCCGGACCTGTGGTTCTTCGCCTGCCATTTCATCGGCAATCCGATCATGCCGGGCTGCCTCGGCCTCGACGCCATGTGGCAGTTGACCGGCTTCTATCTCGGCTGGCTTGGTGAGCCGGGCAAGGGGATGGCACTTTCGACCGGCGAGGTGAAATTCAAGGGCATGGTGACGCCCTCGGTCAAGAAGGTCGAATACGGCATCGATTTCAAGCGCGTGATGCGCGGTCGCCTGGTGCTCGGAATCGCCGATGGCTGGCTCAAGGCGGATGGCGAACCCATATACGCGGCAACGGATCTGAAGGTCGGCCTGTCCAAGCAGTCGGCCGCCTGA
- the fabB gene encoding beta-ketoacyl-ACP synthase I — protein MRRVVVTGLGIVSSIGNNANEVQASLYDAKSGISFSNSFAEHGFRCQVWGAPTLDPSAMIDRRAMRFLSQGAAWNHVAMDQAIADAGLGESDITNERTGIVMGSGGPSTRTIVEAAETTLKNGSPKRIGPFAVPKAMSSTASATLATWFKIHGVNYSISSACSTSAHCIGNAYELIQWGKQDMMFAGGHEDLDWTMSDLFDAMGAMSSKFNDRASTASRAYDVNRDGFVIAGGAGVLVLEELEHARARGAKIYAEVVGYGATSDGYDMVAPSGEGAVRCMRQALSTISTPVDYINTHGTSTPVGDSKEMGAIREVFGDKMPFITSTKSLTGHSLGAAGVQESIYSILMMQGGFIGESAHIEELDPEFEGMPIVRKRIDNAKIDTVLSNSFGFGGTNATLIFQRYSA, from the coding sequence ATGAGACGGGTCGTAGTGACAGGCCTCGGCATTGTGTCGTCGATCGGCAACAACGCCAATGAGGTGCAGGCCTCGCTTTACGATGCCAAGTCGGGCATCAGCTTCTCCAACTCCTTCGCCGAGCATGGTTTTCGCTGCCAGGTCTGGGGCGCGCCGACGCTCGACCCATCGGCCATGATCGACCGCCGCGCCATGCGCTTCCTCAGCCAGGGTGCTGCCTGGAACCACGTCGCCATGGACCAGGCGATCGCCGACGCCGGGCTCGGCGAAAGCGACATCACCAACGAGCGCACCGGCATCGTCATGGGTTCGGGCGGGCCATCGACCAGGACCATCGTCGAAGCGGCCGAGACCACGCTCAAGAACGGCAGCCCGAAGCGCATCGGCCCGTTCGCGGTGCCGAAGGCGATGTCTTCGACCGCTTCGGCCACTTTGGCCACCTGGTTCAAGATCCACGGAGTCAACTACTCGATCTCGTCCGCCTGCTCGACTTCGGCGCATTGCATCGGCAACGCCTATGAGCTGATCCAGTGGGGCAAGCAGGACATGATGTTCGCCGGCGGCCACGAAGACCTCGACTGGACGATGTCGGATCTGTTCGACGCCATGGGCGCGATGTCGTCGAAATTCAACGACAGGGCATCGACCGCTTCGCGCGCCTATGACGTCAACCGCGACGGCTTCGTCATCGCCGGCGGCGCGGGCGTGCTGGTGCTGGAGGAACTGGAGCACGCCAGGGCGCGCGGCGCCAAGATCTATGCCGAGGTCGTCGGCTACGGGGCGACCTCCGACGGCTACGACATGGTGGCGCCGTCCGGTGAAGGCGCCGTCCGCTGCATGCGCCAAGCACTCTCCACGATCTCGACGCCGGTCGACTACATCAACACCCATGGCACCTCGACGCCGGTCGGCGATTCCAAGGAAATGGGCGCCATCCGCGAGGTGTTCGGCGACAAGATGCCCTTCATCACCTCGACCAAGTCGCTCACCGGCCATTCGCTGGGCGCGGCGGGCGTCCAGGAATCGATCTATTCGATCCTGATGATGCAGGGCGGCTTCATCGGCGAGAGCGCCCATATCGAGGAACTCGATCCGGAATTCGAGGGCATGCCGATCGTGCGCAAACGCATCGACAACGCCAAGATCGACACCGTTTTGTCCAATTCCTTCGGCTTCGGTGGCACCAACGCAACGCTGATTTTCCAGCGCTATTCCGCATAA